Proteins encoded by one window of Desulfovibrio ferrophilus:
- a CDS encoding tetratricopeptide repeat protein, producing the protein MHEFDMPALDTEARETAILAQSSEAELRDKGLALFAARRYDAAARRFGALHKRNPDNAEVTIRLGLALWFSGHPAQAQKLWQTFSAPDNPELEQRLTQRASALRILSYRLGARRILEDHRRGELMPAIAGSAVILPAALPEHPREARPGMNTGLHFLLLDALSDEHTLQPAPRGLTSALRAESGSDLSATLDETLKLARILGADHAVTVSATIPDDHPGVLRTTLSAQITESLQGRTKRLANERNRAENAWATAESQLRHLEEQQERCAEILTYFNATHRLSSLLVRRDQLAEAVARMNREGHAEQAIKAMQRHRETVAEMTELQTRIKDFERRLVLGMEGVRRFTPEAFRQKSEQLALQQQALEKRLPELRKAAWAAVARASTPWPAQGRSVTFDIALSDINTWPARAVERLAHLVGEPTPPLLPPRDWGLTEFQRLNNGLMAWDNGEYSIASRLFALAGQACKASPQYPGQGFDVLRLSDLPPESVAAFFLNDFDLDSGGKHD; encoded by the coding sequence ATGCACGAATTCGACATGCCCGCTCTGGACACCGAGGCCCGTGAAACGGCCATCCTGGCCCAAAGCTCAGAGGCGGAACTACGAGACAAAGGACTCGCCCTCTTTGCGGCCCGTCGATATGACGCGGCGGCCAGACGCTTCGGGGCCCTGCACAAACGCAATCCTGACAACGCTGAAGTCACGATTCGGCTTGGCCTTGCCCTGTGGTTCTCCGGACATCCGGCACAGGCCCAGAAGCTGTGGCAAACCTTCTCTGCCCCCGACAACCCCGAGCTTGAGCAGCGGCTGACCCAGCGGGCTTCGGCACTGCGCATCCTATCATATCGCCTGGGGGCAAGACGCATCCTGGAAGATCATCGCAGGGGCGAATTGATGCCTGCGATTGCGGGGAGTGCCGTTATCCTGCCCGCAGCACTGCCGGAGCATCCGCGGGAGGCCCGGCCCGGCATGAATACAGGACTGCATTTTCTGTTACTCGACGCCCTGTCCGACGAGCACACTCTGCAGCCAGCACCACGGGGCCTGACCTCTGCCCTACGGGCCGAGTCCGGTTCCGACCTGTCCGCAACCCTGGATGAAACCCTGAAGCTGGCCCGCATCCTGGGAGCCGATCACGCCGTAACCGTCTCCGCGACCATCCCTGACGATCACCCCGGCGTGCTGCGCACCACCCTCTCCGCCCAGATCACTGAATCACTCCAGGGGCGGACCAAGCGCCTTGCCAATGAGCGTAACCGTGCCGAGAACGCATGGGCCACTGCCGAGTCTCAGCTCCGACATCTGGAAGAGCAGCAGGAGCGCTGTGCCGAAATCCTGACCTATTTCAATGCCACGCACCGCCTGTCGAGTCTGCTTGTGCGTCGAGACCAATTGGCCGAGGCCGTCGCCCGTATGAACCGGGAAGGCCATGCAGAGCAGGCCATCAAAGCCATGCAACGGCACCGCGAAACCGTGGCGGAGATGACGGAACTGCAAACACGGATCAAGGACTTCGAACGCCGACTGGTTCTGGGCATGGAAGGAGTCCGTCGCTTCACGCCCGAGGCCTTCCGACAAAAAAGCGAACAGCTTGCCCTGCAGCAGCAGGCCCTGGAAAAACGTCTCCCCGAATTGCGAAAAGCTGCCTGGGCCGCCGTAGCTCGTGCATCCACCCCCTGGCCGGCTCAGGGCAGAAGTGTGACCTTCGACATTGCCCTGTCTGACATCAATACCTGGCCTGCCCGGGCAGTGGAACGACTCGCTCATCTTGTGGGTGAACCCACGCCACCGTTGCTCCCGCCCAGGGATTGGGGATTGACGGAATTTCAGAGACTCAACAACGGGCTCATGGCCTGGGACAATGGTGAATACAGCATCGCCAGCCGTTTGTTCGCCCTGGCGGGTCAGGCCTGCAAAGCGTCCCCACAATATCCAGGACAAGGATTCGACGTTCTGCGTCTGTCCGACCTGCCCCCCGAATCCGTTGCTGCCTTTTTTCTGAATGACTTTGATTTAGACTCAGGCGGCAAACATGACTGA
- a CDS encoding tetratricopeptide repeat protein, with translation MPDQDDKTEREPIHGVFSTMETRKIGTGTTLRKTKVKQHWLVHELDDGLVEVQPINENLIATGKKRTISTDTLLDRFAPEPDFYITSEVPEPATGNGSVLDLDEPSAPEPKAPPVSSGGPQIEGFELSGTPEDVEKSARASFGLALTYLKRGNMTKAVDIFSQLAEAEAPFAPEHKHMFNEFGISLRKERLLDTALKHYLRALDLAPEGDENLHHNIARAYFEKKDIGNAVKFLEQSLKINPDLTESKLFLKYLRRKHESAFGPITL, from the coding sequence ATGCCTGATCAGGACGACAAAACAGAACGCGAGCCCATTCACGGCGTTTTCTCCACCATGGAGACGCGCAAGATTGGTACTGGCACGACTCTGCGCAAGACCAAGGTCAAACAACACTGGCTCGTGCACGAACTTGATGACGGATTGGTCGAAGTCCAGCCCATCAACGAAAACCTGATCGCCACGGGAAAAAAGCGGACAATTTCCACAGACACCCTGCTGGACCGCTTCGCGCCCGAACCCGATTTCTACATCACCTCCGAAGTTCCTGAACCCGCCACGGGCAATGGATCCGTACTGGACCTGGACGAACCTTCCGCGCCTGAGCCCAAGGCCCCGCCTGTTTCTTCCGGCGGCCCGCAAATCGAAGGATTCGAATTATCCGGAACACCCGAGGACGTTGAAAAAAGTGCCCGCGCCAGCTTTGGCTTGGCCCTGACCTATTTGAAACGCGGCAACATGACCAAGGCTGTGGACATTTTCTCCCAGTTGGCCGAGGCCGAAGCCCCCTTCGCCCCCGAGCACAAACACATGTTCAATGAGTTTGGCATCTCCTTGCGCAAAGAACGACTCCTCGACACGGCACTCAAGCACTACCTTCGCGCCCTGGACTTGGCCCCCGAGGGCGACGAAAACCTGCACCACAATATTGCCCGTGCCTATTTCGAAAAAAAGGACATCGGCAACGCCGTCAAATTTCTGGAACAATCCCTGAAAATCAATCCCGACCTCACGGAATCCAAACTGTTCCTCAAATACTTGCGCCGCAAGCACGAATCCGCTTTCGGCCCCATCACCCTCTAG
- a CDS encoding HD domain-containing protein — MGIADTHADVKLYDLVDVTSPSVLLAEVHTIVETMYPGFDFSFLDKAFADSKRLFRGKYPGYRSSTTMYHNLQHTVEVFLCCARLLHGAAQDNITVNARMMELTLVSSLLHDVGLIQEENDMEGTGAKYTVGHEQRSIAFMKDYFHEAGRPGFDIHDASKMIECTCLGVDATNIAYSDDTTRFCAQILATADLLAQMADREYLEKLMLLYLEFEEAGLPYASPRDLLEKTHGFYAMMVGRMDGPLGGVRRFSLAHFTSKWDVQEDLYDKSIQANMAYLYLVLEEEQDNYLNKLKRGGIVQKIEPLL, encoded by the coding sequence ATGGGAATTGCTGACACTCATGCCGACGTAAAATTGTACGACCTTGTTGACGTAACAAGCCCGTCGGTATTGCTGGCTGAAGTCCATACCATTGTCGAAACTATGTATCCCGGCTTCGATTTCAGTTTCCTGGACAAGGCATTTGCCGATTCCAAACGCCTTTTTCGTGGCAAATATCCCGGCTATCGCTCCAGTACGACCATGTACCACAATCTCCAGCACACAGTGGAAGTCTTCCTGTGTTGTGCCCGGCTTCTTCACGGCGCAGCCCAGGACAACATCACCGTCAATGCCCGAATGATGGAGCTGACCCTGGTCAGTTCCCTGTTGCACGATGTCGGCCTGATTCAGGAAGAAAACGACATGGAAGGGACCGGCGCCAAATATACCGTTGGTCACGAACAACGCAGCATCGCGTTCATGAAGGACTATTTTCATGAGGCCGGACGCCCGGGGTTCGACATTCACGACGCCTCGAAAATGATCGAATGCACCTGCCTGGGTGTAGACGCCACCAACATTGCCTATAGTGATGACACCACCAGATTCTGTGCTCAGATCCTCGCGACAGCCGACTTGCTGGCCCAAATGGCCGACCGCGAATATCTGGAAAAACTGATGCTGCTATATCTTGAATTTGAGGAAGCAGGCCTGCCTTACGCCTCCCCCAGAGATCTTCTTGAAAAAACCCATGGTTTCTATGCCATGATGGTGGGCCGCATGGATGGTCCGCTTGGCGGCGTCCGGCGTTTTTCCCTGGCGCACTTTACATCCAAATGGGATGTTCAAGAAGACTTGTACGACAAGTCCATTCAAGCTAACATGGCCTACCTCTACTTGGTTCTTGAAGAAGAGCAGGACAACTACCTGAACAAACTCAAACGGGGCGGCATCGTGCAAAAAATCGAGCCGCTGCTCTGA
- a CDS encoding late competence development ComFB family protein, giving the protein MEKKVADLLELYAVGKTNLFFIHNKNEKRVIEAMRHALAEHPDFAPNDIDIQDIYALSLNSLPPRYVQQGTIVLREPVRPDVINDAVREAIETVRTRPNYTPDE; this is encoded by the coding sequence ATGGAAAAGAAAGTCGCTGACTTGCTGGAGCTGTACGCCGTAGGCAAAACCAACCTGTTTTTCATTCACAACAAGAATGAAAAACGGGTCATCGAAGCCATGAGGCACGCACTGGCTGAACACCCCGATTTTGCGCCCAACGACATCGATATTCAGGATATCTATGCCCTCAGCCTGAATTCGCTTCCGCCCCGCTATGTCCAACAGGGCACCATCGTCCTGCGCGAACCGGTCCGACCAGACGTCATCAACGACGCCGTGCGCGAAGCAATCGAAACGGTGCGAACCCGACCGAATTACACTCCTGACGAATGA
- a CDS encoding phosphoribosylanthranilate isomerase, with amino-acid sequence MTDRHCPRIQIAGVLDQDEALLLARLGVNSIGIPLRLAVHPEDISEDEAARIVQILPNDVPAVLITYVTDPEEIRTFCDQLGVTHVQLHADISATALAALKSSRPDLYVIKSIIVPPTPDAISIQRMEKQILSLAPYCDAFLTDTYDPSTGATGATGKVHDWSASRRLVELSPIPLILAGGLTPGNVRQAILQVKPAGVDAHTGVETPDGRKSPELVATFVKQALAGFESLSH; translated from the coding sequence ATGACTGATCGTCATTGCCCACGCATCCAGATCGCCGGAGTTCTGGATCAGGACGAGGCACTCCTACTTGCCCGGCTTGGAGTCAATTCCATCGGCATCCCCCTGCGTCTGGCCGTACATCCCGAAGATATCAGCGAGGATGAAGCCGCACGTATCGTCCAGATTCTGCCCAACGACGTCCCCGCCGTGCTCATCACCTACGTTACCGACCCTGAAGAAATCAGAACCTTCTGTGATCAACTGGGCGTCACGCATGTCCAATTGCATGCGGACATCTCCGCCACAGCATTGGCAGCCCTCAAATCCAGCCGCCCCGACCTGTACGTCATCAAAAGCATCATCGTGCCGCCAACCCCTGACGCAATATCCATACAACGCATGGAGAAGCAAATACTCAGTCTGGCCCCGTACTGCGATGCGTTTTTAACCGATACCTACGACCCCTCCACCGGGGCGACCGGAGCTACCGGTAAGGTCCATGACTGGAGCGCAAGTCGTCGACTGGTCGAACTCTCTCCAATCCCGCTGATTCTGGCCGGAGGCTTGACCCCCGGCAACGTCCGCCAGGCCATTTTACAAGTCAAACCCGCAGGGGTGGATGCGCACACCGGTGTCGAAACCCCCGATGGTCGAAAAAGCCCTGAGCTCGTAGCAACATTCGTAAAACAGGCCTTGGCAGGATTCGAGTCACTCTCCCATTAA